From the genome of Candidatus Polarisedimenticolia bacterium, one region includes:
- a CDS encoding APC family permease has protein sequence GAPGQEATWLAAVMMGGLLALNYAGIRTGARTQNVLSLSKIVLIAGLATAGILLARSGAATVGDAAPASPAPAGWLAALVAVFYTYGGYQNTMNLAADVRQPRRGLPRAVCAGMLIVTALYLSINLAYVRALGARGVAASPLVAADLARSILGGAGEAFVSIAIFLSAAGFVNATMLHLPRSYLAMAEDRLLPAVLGRFDHHTQAQGPGLAFFGLTAFVPLLFLGSFEKLLGFVMFTDALSLAVVASCLFVLRRRAPGDREDGIFRMPGYPWLPALFVLAVLGVAAHIAVRQTPTALAGCAVAAAGVPLYAVLRRSLGRPVNPPLSGS, from the coding sequence CGGCGCTCCGGGACAGGAAGCGACCTGGCTCGCGGCCGTCATGATGGGCGGACTGCTGGCGCTCAACTACGCCGGGATCCGGACGGGGGCGCGGACGCAGAATGTCCTGTCGCTCTCCAAGATCGTCCTGATCGCCGGGCTGGCCACCGCGGGGATTCTGCTCGCCCGTTCCGGCGCCGCGACGGTCGGCGATGCGGCGCCGGCCTCTCCCGCCCCGGCCGGCTGGCTCGCCGCGCTCGTCGCGGTCTTCTACACCTACGGCGGCTACCAGAACACCATGAACCTGGCGGCGGACGTGCGGCAGCCCCGTCGCGGCCTGCCGCGGGCCGTCTGCGCCGGCATGCTCATCGTCACGGCGCTCTACCTGTCGATCAACCTCGCCTACGTCCGGGCGCTGGGCGCCCGCGGCGTCGCGGCCTCGCCGCTGGTCGCCGCCGATCTCGCCCGGAGCATCCTGGGCGGGGCGGGAGAGGCGTTCGTGTCGATCGCCATTTTTCTGTCCGCGGCCGGCTTCGTGAACGCGACGATGCTCCACCTGCCGCGCAGCTACCTGGCCATGGCCGAGGACCGGCTCCTTCCCGCCGTCCTGGGGCGGTTCGACCACCATACCCAGGCGCAGGGGCCGGGGCTCGCCTTTTTCGGCCTCACGGCGTTCGTGCCCCTCCTGTTCCTCGGCTCGTTCGAGAAGCTTCTGGGGTTCGTCATGTTCACCGACGCGCTGTCCCTGGCGGTCGTGGCGTCCTGCCTGTTCGTGCTGCGCCGGCGCGCGCCGGGGGACCGGGAGGATGGGATCTTCCGCATGCCGGGCTACCCGTGGCTCCCGGCCCTGTTCGTCCTCGCGGTCCTCGGCGTGGCGGCGCACATCGCCGTGCGACAGACGCCCACCGCGCTCGCCGGCTGCGCGGTGGCCGCCGCCGGCGTTCCGCTGTACGCTGTCCTGCGGAGGAGCCTGGGCCGCCCGGTCAATCCTCCGCTATCCGGGTCCTGA